The following DNA comes from Frankia casuarinae.
CCTTCCGGAATGGGACGTCCAAGGCGGCTGCGCCGTCCGGACAGTGCGGAGCGCAGGCTACGCGGGGGCAGGGCGGGCTGCGCGGAGGAGGCTGTACGGCATGTGGGCTGTACGGCATGTGGGCTGTACGGCATGTGGGCTGTACGGCATGTGGGCTGTACGGCATGTGGGCTGTACGGAGATGCCGGCTGCGCGGGCGACCGGTGGGCCGGACCTACGAGCCGATCATCAATGCTACCAAGCGGGCTGCCGCGGACCGCACGTCGTCGTTCACGATCACGTCGTCGAACTCCGTCTCGGCCGCGAGTTCGATGCGCGCCCGGTCCAGCCTGCGGGCGATGACCTCGGGTGACTCGGTCCCCCGACCGGTCAGCCGACGGACGAGCTCGTCGAAGGTGGGCGGGGCGAGGAAGACGAAACGGGCCTGTGGCATCGCCGAGCGCACCTGCCGGGCGCCCAGCAGCTCGATCTCCAGCAGGCAGGGCACACCCGCGGCGAGCCTTTCGAGAAGCGGACGGCGGGGGGTGCCGTAGGCGTGTCCGGCAAACATCGCGTGCTCGACGAACTCCCCGGCCTTGACCATCCGGGCGAACTCCTCGGCGTCGACGAAGTGGTACTCGACACCGTCAGTCTCACCCGGACGCGGTGGCCGCGTGGTGGCGCTGACCGAGACCCAGACCTCGGGGTGACGTTCCCGGACTGCCGCGACGACGGTGTCCTTCCCGACTCCGGACGGCCCGGACAGCACTGTAAGACCCATGGGCACCACGATAGGACCTCTCAGTCAGTCGGCGCGCACCCGGTCATCAGTCCCCAGAGGACACGAGGACGGGACTGGTTTCCCGGGGACGGCCGGATCGGGGGAGGTTAAAGAAATGCCGCCCCCCGATCCGACCGGAAGGAAGGGCAACATCGCCGGAAGAATGTGAGTGACGCCACCCTCCCGTCAACGCCGCTACCCGCCGTAACCATGATCCGGGCTGGCGGAGTGGTTTTCCCACTCCACCGGATCAGGCCATGCCGAACTCCTCGAGGAGTGCGGCACGCTGCTTGGCGCCGAGTCCTCGCAGTCGGCGGGTCGGACTGATCCCGAGCCGTTCCCGGATCTTCTGGGCGCGTACGCGCCCCACTCCGGGAAGCGACTCAAGAACAGCCGAAACCTTCATCTTGCCGACGACCTCATCAGCCTCGGCCTGTTCCAGGACGGCGGCCAGCGTGGTCTCCGCCTTCTTCAACCGCTCCTTGAGTTCCGCACGCTGCTTACGAGCCAACGCTGCTTTCTCGAGGGCGGCGGCCCTCTGCTCGGGCGTTAGGGGCGGCAGGGGCACGGGTACGCCTCCTCAATTCGGTGATCGCGCCGCGCAAACTAGCGAGGAAGGGACTCCTCAGTCCAGCCTTGGCCATAACACTCTGATGCGAACATATTGTCAGCACAAGAGAAGGCTTTGACGGACGAAAGGGGTGGCCCACTCGTGCCGCACCCTTTCGGTCTACGGCGGCCCCACCGTACCGCTTCGTACCGCACCAGGACGAACACACCCTGGTCCCATCGGCGTCACAGCAGGTCAGCAGCCCTGCCGGCAGCGCTGAGACCTGCGGCGATGGCCCTCGCGGCGACCCCGGGGTCGGGCGCACCGGTGATCGGGCGACCCACCACGACCAGGTCAGAACCCCCCACAAGGGCAGCTTCCGGCGTCGCGGTTCGGGCCTGATCGCCGGTTTCCGACCCCGCCGGTCGCACGCCTGGAGTGATGAGAGTCACATTGCTACCAAGCTCCATACGGACCATTCGAACCTCCCGCGGACTGCACACCAGGGTGCGCGCACCGGCTTCGACCGCAAGCACGGCGAGCCTGCGGACGGCGTCGGAAGGGGGTCCGGCGAGCCCGATCGCGCTGAGCGCCGCCACATCCAGCGAGGTGAGTACGGTCACGACGGCTACCTCGACATCCGGGGCCGCCTCGATCGCCGCACGTATCATCGCCGCCCCCCCAGCCGCATGCACGGTCACGAAACGAGGGCCCAACGGGGTGATTGAGCGCATTCCCCCGGCGACCGTGGCGGGAATGTCGTGCAGTTTGAGATCGAGGAACAACTCCGGGGCACTCCCGGTGCCGCCCGCGGCGACCGCCGCGCCGCCGGCCCCGGCGAGCACGCCGGCCGCGCGCAGCGCCGTCACGATTGCCGGGCCCTCCCGGTAGAACAGCTCCAGACCGATCTTCAGCACGGCCACGGTGGGGGCGACCGCGGCGGCCCAGCGCAGCGCGGTCGCGGCGTCCGGGGCATCCAGCGCGACCGCCAGCGGCGCCCGGCCCCGCGGCGGGGTGAAGCGGGGCGCGGCCGCGCTCCTCCCGCCGGAGCTCCTCCGGCCGGCGCTCATCCGCTCCTCCTGGCCGCCGGTCCGAACACGGCGGACTCAGGCGCCGCGGACTCAGACGCCGCGGACTCAGACGCCGCAGAGCCGGAGGATTCGGGCGGCGAGCCGCCCGGTTGTCCCCCGCCCCACGCCTGCCGCAGCGCCGCGTGGTATTCCTGCAACGATCGGACCCCCAGCTCCCCCCGTACCAGCGCTTCCACGCCCTGCACGCAGGCCGCCGCACCCTGGATCGTGGTGATGCACGGAACCCCGGCACTCACGCAGGCTGTGCGGATCTCATAGCCGTCCAGGCGCGGGCCGACGCCCCACGGGGTGTTGATGACGAGGTCGATCTGCCCGGATGTGATCATCTCGACACAGTCGAGTAGCCCCTCGGTGGGGGCCCAGTGCTTGCCGAGGACGACCGCCTTGACCCCGTTGCGCCGCAACACGTCCGCGGTCCCCTCGGTGGCGTAGACGACGAAACCGAGATCCGCGAGCCGCTTGATCGGAAAAACCATCGCCCGTTTGTCCCGGTTGGCCACGGAGACGAACACCCGGCCGTAGGTGGGCAGCGAGGCGTACGCGGCGGCCTGGGACTTGGCGTACGCCGTGCCGAAGCCGTCGTCGATGCCCATCACCTCACCGGTCGACTTCATCTCCGGCCCGAGGACGGTGTCGACGCCGCGGCCACCGGCGTCACGGAAGCGCCCGAAGGGCAGCACGGCCTCCTTGACCGAGATGTGCGAGTCCAGCGGCAGGGTGCCACCGTCGCCGGAGCGCGGCAGCAGGCCCTCGGCCCGCAGCTCGTCGATGGTCGCGCCGAGCATCACCCGGGCGGCGGCCTTGGCCAGCGGCACCGTGGTGGCCTTGGAGACGAACGGCACGGTCCGCGACGCCCGGGGATTGGCCTCCAGGACGTAGAGCACATCGGACTGCAGGGCGTACTGGACGTTGAGCAGACCCCGCACCCCGACGCCCTTCGCGATCGCCTCGGTGGACGTCCGGATACGGTCGAGCTCCGAACGGCCCAGCGTGATCGGCGGCAGGGCGCAGGCCGAGTCGCCCGAGTGGACCCCGGCCTCCTCGATGTGCTCCATCACCCCGGCGAGGTAGAGCGTCTCCCCGTCGTAGAGGGCGTCAACGTCGATCTCCACCGCGTCGTCGAGGAACCGGTCGACGAGCACCGGATGTTCCGGGGAGATGGCGGTGGCCCGATCGATGTAGTCGCGCAGCATCGTGTCGTCGTAGACGATCTCCATGCCACGCCCGCCGAGCACGTAGGACGGCCGCACCAGCACCGGGTACCCGATCCGCTCGGCCACCGTGCGCGCCTCGGCGAAGGAGGTCGCCACCCCGTGCGGCGGCGAGGGCAGGCCCGCCCGGGCCAGCACACGCCCGAACAGCCCACGGTCCTCGGCCAGATGGATCGCCTTGGGCGGGGTGCCCACGACGGGCACGCCCGCCTCGGCGAGCGCCGCGGCGATGCCGAGGGGGGTCTGCCCGCCGAGCTGGACGATTACCCCGGCGAGCGGCCCGGCCTGCTGCTCGGCGTGGACGACCTCAAGCACGTCCTCGACCGTCAACGGCTCGACGTAGAGCCGGTCGGCGGTGTCGTAATCGGTGGACACCGTCTCCGGGTTGCAGTTGACCATGACGGTCTCATAGCCGGCGTCGGAAAGCGCCATCACCGCATGACAACAGGCGTAGTCGAACTCGATGCCCTGGCCGATGCGGTTGGGCCCGCTGCCGAGCACGATCACCCGCGGCCGTTTGCTCGGCGCGACCTCGGTCTCGGCGTCGTAGGCGGAGTAGTGGTACGGGGTCTCGGAGGCGAACTCCGCCGCGCAGGTGTCGACGGTCTTGAACACCGGCCGGATGCCGGTGCGGTGGCGGAACGCCCGGACCACGTCCTCGGAGGTGCCGAGGATCTCGGCGAGCTGGACGTCGGAGAACCCGGCTCGCTTGGCCCGCCGGATGCCCGCCGGATTGCGGCTGATCATCGCCGCGGTCTCGTTGAGGAAGACGAGCTGGTCGACGAACCACGGGTCGATCCCGGTGACCCGGGTGACCTCGTCGGGATCCGCGCCGGCAAGCAGCGCCTGCTGGACGGTACGCAACCGGCCGTCGTGGGGAACCCGCGCGGCTTCCAGCAGGTCGGCGGCGTCCGCCTCGGGCGGGACGAAGGAGAACACCGAGCCCGGGGCCTCCATCGAGCGCAGCGCCTTCTGCAGCGCCTCGGCGAAGCTGCGGCCAACCCCCATCGCCTCGCCGACGGACTTCATCGTCGTCGTGAGCGTCGGGTCGGCACCGGGGAACTTCTCGAACGCGAACCGCGGCACCTTCACCACGACGTAGTCCAGCGCCGGCTCGAAGGCCGCGGGCGTGGTGCGGGTGATGTCGTTGGGGATCTCGTCAAGGGTGTATCCGAGCGCGAGCTTCGCCGAGATCTTCGCGATCGGGAAGCCGGTCGCCTTCGACGCCAGCGCCGAGGACCGCGACACCCGGGGGTTCATCTCGATGACCACCTGCCGGCCCGTCGCAGGGTCGACGGCGAACTGGATGTTGCAGCCGCCGGCGTCGACGCCGACGGCCCGCATCACCGCGATCGCCATGTCCCGCATGCGCTGGTACTCGCGGTCGGTCAGGGTCATCGCCGGCGCCACCGTGATCGAGTCGCCGGTGTGCACCCCCATCGGGTCGACGTTCTCGATCGAGCAGACCACGACCACGTTGTCCGCGCGGTCGCGCATCAGCTCGAGCTCGTACTCCTTCCAGCCGAGGACCGACTCCTCCACCAGCACCTCGGTCGACGGGCTCGCGGCCAGTCCGTCCGCCGCCATCCGGCGCAACTCGCCGGAATCATGGGCGAAGCCGCTGCCGGCGCCGCCGAGGGTGAAGCTGGGTCGCACGACCACCGGGTAGGAGAACTCCTCCCCGGCGGTCAGGCACTCGGCGACGGTGTGGCAGATGGCGCTGCGCGCGGTCTCGCCGCCGACCGCGGCGACGATGTCCTTGAACGCCTGACGGTCCTCCCCGGCGCGGATCGCGTCGATATTCGCGCCGATCAGACGGACCTCGAAGCGGTCCAGGACACCGGCGTCGTGCAGGGCGACGGCGGTGTTCAGCGCGGTCTGGCCACCCATGGTGGCCAGGATCGCGTCGGGCCGCTCCCGTTCGATGATCTTCGCGACGATGTCCGAGGTGATCGGCTCGACGTAGGTCGCGTCCGCGATCTCCGGATCGGTCATGATTGTCGCCGGGTTGCTGTTGACCAGGATGACCCGCAGGCCCTCCGCGCGCAGCACCCGGCAGGCCTGGGTACCCGAGTAGTCGAACTCGCACGCCTGGCCGATCACGATCGGCCCGGAGCCGAGGACCAGGACGCTGCTCAGATCCTCATGCTTCGGCATGACCGGCCTCCCGCACAGATCGCTCACTCCGCTCCCGGCCACCCTCCCGGGTGTCCGCCATCAAAGCGCGGAACCGCTCGAACAACGGGGAGGCATCATGCGGCCCCGGCGCGGCCTCCGGATGGAACTGCACGCTGAAGGCCGGCACGTCCAGACACTCCAATCCCTCGACGACGTTGTCGTTGAGGCCGCGGTGGCTGACCACCACCCGGCCGAACGGGGTGTCGGTCACCCCGGTGAGCGGCGCCCGCACGGCGAAGCCGTGGTTCTGGCTGGTGACCGCGATCCGCCCGGTCGCCATATCCCCGACCGGCTGGTTCACGCCGCGGTGGCCGTAGGTGAGCTTGTACGTCTCGAAGCCAAGAGCGCGGGCCAGCAGCTGGTGCCCGAAACAGATCCCGAACACCGGGACACCGGCCCGCAGCACCGTCCGCAGCGCGTCAACCGCATAGTCCGCCGCCGCCGGATCGCCGGGACCGTTCGACAGGAACACCCCGTCCGGTTCCAGCGCCAGCAGCTGTTCGCCGGTGGTGCGGGCCGGCAGCACATGCACCTCGCAGCCCAGCGCGGCCATGGCGGCCGGCGTCGCGCGCTTGATGCCGAGATCGAGCGCGGCGACCTTGAACAGCGCGGCGCCCGCCACCGCCTCCACCACATAGGGGGTAGGGGTGGAGACCCGGGGCGCGAGATCCGCGCCGAGCATCTCCGGGGAGGCGCGGACCCGGTCGAGCAGGGCGTCGAGCGCCGCCGCCCGCTCGCCGTCCGCGCCGGAACCCGGGCCCGGGCCGACCGGGCCACCGTCGGCGTCGGCGTCGGCGTCGGCGTCGAGCACGCTGCTGATCCCGCACCGCATCGAGCCGAGCTCACGCAGGTGACGGGTCAGCGCCCGGGTGTCGATCCCGCTGATCCCCACCACACCGGCCGCGGCCAGCTCGTCGTCGAGCGTGCCCCGGGCGCGCCAGTTGGAGGCCCGCCGGGCGGGGTCACGCACGACGAACCCGGCGACCTGGATCCGCTCGGACTCGTAGTCCTCGTCGTTGACGCCGGTGTTGCCGATGTGCGGGGCGGTCATGATGACGACTTGGCCGTGGAACGACGGATCGCTCAGCGTCTCCTGGTAGCCGGTCATCCCGGTGGAGAACACGGCCTCGCCGAAGGTCTCGCCGATCGCCCCGTACGCCTCGCCGACGAAGCTGCGACCGTCCTCCAGCATCAGGACCGCTCGCGTCGGCGTCGTGGTGGGAGTGCTCACCGATCCTCCTTCAGCCTGTTGACCTCACCGAGCGGTGAGGTCAACGGGTCGACCGACGACCAGCCGGGGTCAGACTGATCAAGCTGTTCCGGGTCCACCCACCCGGGGTCCGATTCCGGATCCGCCGGCCACTGATCGGGATGACGCCGCTCGGGGTGGCGCGGGTCGGAGCGGCGCGGGTCGGGGTGACCCTCATCCTGGTGTCGCCGATCGGGGAGTCGCTGGTCCGAGCGCCACCGCTCCGCGTAGAGCCGCCGGTCGGCGGGCACCGCCCGCTCGCCGCGGGCCTGGGCCCGCTCCCCCCGGGAACGCAGCCGAGGGCCGGTCCGGATCGCCGGCATCTCCTCGGTCGGTTGTCCGGAACCCGGCCGCTGCCCGGACCGGCCCACCGGCCCGGGGCCGGGCGCGACGGCCCGGGGCCGGATCCGCGGGCGGATCCGCGGTACCGCGTGCGGCGAGGTGACGTCGCCCGGTGCCAGATGCGCGGGCGGGGGGCCGATCAGGTCGTGGACGGCGCGCACCACCTTGGGCTGGCGGGCACGGTCCTCACCGCGGAAACCGGTCTCCAACTCGTGCCCGCCGAACGACCACGCGATGACGATCAGACGCCCGGGGGCGGAGACCTTGCCGGCGTGCGCCCGCTCCAGGCGGGCACCGCGGACGGCCTCGCGCGGGATCCAGAACGCCTCGCCGGGGCGGTCCACCCGCACCCCGGTCTCGTACACGCTGACGTAGCCGCCGGCCCGCCCGCCCAGCCCGCGGGCGGCGATCCATTCCAGCCAGTGCCCGGCGTCGACGGTGCCGAGGTACATCCCGCGCAGCGGAGCGGCGAACACCGTGCCTGGTTCCGCCGGCGGGACGGGCAGCTCGGGAAGGTCCTCCTCCTGACGCTCGGCCCGGTTGCGCCACGCCCGTCGCATCGAACCGACCGCCGCGACGAACACCAGCAACAGGCCAAGCAGGAGAAGCAGGTGCAGCCCCAGGCGATCCGGCGCCCGGTCCAGGGCGACGGCGGGCCCGGCGGCCGACAGGGCGGCGCGCGAAACAGTCATACGATCTTCCCGTCGAGCACGGTGGGCCGTCCCCGCAGGAACGTGGCGCGGATCGTTCCCGGCAGCGACCGGCCCGCATAGGGCGTGTTGCGGCTGCGGCTGGCGAGCGCGTCCGGCTCGACCATCCGCCACGGCGCCGGGTCAAGCAGGGTGACGGTCGCGGGCGCGCCCACTGCTATGGAACTCCACACCTCGGCCGCGGTTCGCGGCAGGCCACCGATCCTTGCCGGGGCCAGTGCCATCCGCTCGGCGACCCCGGCCCAGTCCAGCCGGCCCGGGATGACCATCGTCTCGATGACCACCGACAGCGCCGTCTCGAGACCGAGCATGCCGGGACGCGCGGCGGCCCACTCCGTCTCCTTGTCCTCCAGCGCGTGCGGAGCGTGGTCGGTGGCGACGCAGTCGATCGTGCCGTCGGCGAGCCCGGCGCGCAGCGCGGCGACGTCCTCGGCGGTGCGCAGCGGCGGGTTGACCTTGTAGACCGGGTCGAACGAGCAGACCAGGTCGTCGGTGAGCAGCAGGTGGTGCGGGGTCACCTCGGCGGTGACGTTCCAGCCCTTCGCCTTGGCCCACCGGATGATCTCTACCGATCCGGCGGTGGAGACGTGACAGACGTGCAGTCGGGAGCCGACGTGCCCGGCCAGCAGCGCGTCCCGGGCGATGATCGCCTCCTCGGCGACCGCGGGCCACCCCGGCAGCCCCAGCCTGGCAGCCACCGTGCCCTCGTTCATCTGGGCGTTCTCGGTCAGCCGCGGTTCCTGCGCATGCTGGGCGATCACCCCATCGAACGCCTTGACGTACTCCAGCGCCCGGCGCATGAGCAGCGCGTCCGACACGCAGTGCCCGTCGTCGGAGAAGACCCGCACGCCCGCCGCGGAGGAGGCCATGGCGCCGAGTTCGGCGAGCCGCTCGCCGGCAAGTCCGACGGTGACCGCGCCGACCGGCCGGACATCGCAGTGACCCGCGTCCAGGCCGAGCCGCCACACCTGCTCGACGACCCCCGCGGTGTCGGCGACCGGATTGGTGTTCGCCATCGCGAACACGGTGGTGTAGCCACCGAGGGCCGCGGCGCGGGTGCCGGAGGCGACCGTCTCGGCGTCCTCCCGGCCGGGTTCCCGCAGGTGGGTGTGCAGGTCGACCAGGCCGGGGAGCAGGATCAGCCCGTCCGTGTCCAGCACGGTGGTGCCGGCGGGCAGTCCCCCGGCCCCGGCGTGCGTGGAGCCGGCCGGTCGCCAGGCGGCCACCACCCCGTCCGCGAGGACGACGTCGACGGGGTCCCCGCCGAGCGGGCGGACCCGCCGCAGGACCCAGGAGGTCCCCGCCGACCTCCCCACCGGCGTTTCCTCCGACGTTTCCGCCGCGGGCGTCGTCATGAGACCTCCCCGGAACCACCCAGCAGCAGGTACAGCACGGCCATCCGCACGCTCACCCCGTTCGCAACCTGTTCCACGACTGTCGACCGGGCGGAGTCGGCGACCCGAGAGGCGATCTCCATCCCGCGTACCATCGGGCCGGGATGCATCACCAGGGCGTGGTCGGGCAACATCTCCGCCCGGTCGGCATCCAGCCCGTAGCGCCGGCTGTACTCCCGTTCGGTCGGGAAGAAGGCCGCGGACATCCGCTCCCGCTGGACCCGCAGCATCATCACCACGTCGCTCTTGGGCAGCACGGCGTCGAGGTTGTACGACACCTCGACCGGCCACGAGGAGATTCCGAGGGGCACCAACGTCGGCGGGGCCACGACGGTCACCGTCGCGCCCAGCGTGGCGAGCAGCCACACGTTCGATCGCGCCACCCGGGAATGCAGCACGTCGCCGACGATGGTGACGGCGAGGCCGTCGATCCGGCCGAGCCGGCGGCGCATGGTGAAGGCGTCGAGCAGGGCCTGGGTCGGGTGCTCGTGAGTGCCGTCTCCCGCGTTCACCACGCTGCCGCGTACCCAGGAGGCCAGTCGGTGCGGCGCGCCACTCGCGGCATGCCGGCAGACCACGGCGTCGGCACCCATCGCCTCAAGGGTCTGCGCCGTGTCCTTCAGACTTTCGCCCTTCGACACGCTTGACCCGCGCGCCGAAAAATTGATCACATCGGCCGACAGTCTCTTGGCGGCTACCTCGAAGGACGTACGGGTGCGGGTGGAGTCCTCGAAGAACAGGTTGACGACGGTGCGGCCCCGCAGGGTCGGCAGTTTGCGCACCGACGCCTCGGCGACCCGCGCCATCCGTTCGGCGGTGTCCAGCACCAGCAGCGCGTCGTCCCGGTCGAGATCCTCAGTCGACAGGAGATGGCGGTTCACGCCCGTCCCCCGAACCCGGCTTGTGCTCCCCACACGGCACTTCCCCCGATCATGGCTGGTTCCCGGGGGGCGCGTCGTCGGCGCCGTCCCCCCCGGCGGCCGAGAGGATCAGCACGCCGTCGGCGCCGTCGATCTCCCGCAGCCGGACTGCCACCGACTCCCGGCGCGAGGTCGGCATGTTCTTCCCGACGTAGTCGGCGCGGATCGGCAGCTCGCGATGGCCCCGGTCGACCAGGACCGCGAGCTGGACGGCACGCGGCCGGCCGTAGGCGGCCAAGGCGTCCAGCGCCGCCCGCACCGTGCGCCCGGAGTAGAGGACGTCGTCGACGAGGATCACCACGCGGCCGTCGACACCACCCTCGGGAATGTCGGTCACCTCGAGGGGACGCACGCCGCGCAGTCGCAGATCGTCGCGGTACATGGTCGGGTCAAGGGAGCCAACCGGGAGACGCACCCCCTCGACGGCCTGCACCCGCTGTGCCAGCCGGTGCGCAAGGGGTACCCCTCGGGTGGGTACTCCGAGCAGGACGACCCCGGCGCCACCGGAGGTCTTCTCGAGAATCTGATGCGCCATCCGGCTGACGATCCGGGTGATGTCGTCTGCGGACAGTACTGCCCGGGCGGTGCCGGGACGGCGCGATGCGGGGTCGCTCGCGGCAGCCGGGGCCACGCGGCATCCCTCCTTCCCCGCCTCACGGGACGGTCCTTAAAGGAGTGGTCCCAGCGACGTTACCAGGGCCCTCAGGACGTGTGAGGATCTCGCCGCCGGACGCCGACGCCCCTGGCGCCCGGCGCGACGACGGGTCGCCCACCGGTCCGGACAGCGCGG
Coding sequences within:
- the gmk gene encoding guanylate kinase, producing MGLTVLSGPSGVGKDTVVAAVRERHPEVWVSVSATTRPPRPGETDGVEYHFVDAEEFARMVKAGEFVEHAMFAGHAYGTPRRPLLERLAAGVPCLLEIELLGARQVRSAMPQARFVFLAPPTFDELVRRLTGRGTESPEVIARRLDRARIELAAETEFDDVIVNDDVRSAAARLVALMIGS
- the mihF gene encoding integration host factor, actinobacterial type, producing MPLPPLTPEQRAAALEKAALARKQRAELKERLKKAETTLAAVLEQAEADEVVGKMKVSAVLESLPGVGRVRAQKIRERLGISPTRRLRGLGAKQRAALLEEFGMA
- the pyrF gene encoding orotidine-5'-phosphate decarboxylase, with protein sequence MSAGRRSSGGRSAAAPRFTPPRGRAPLAVALDAPDAATALRWAAAVAPTVAVLKIGLELFYREGPAIVTALRAAGVLAGAGGAAVAAGGTGSAPELFLDLKLHDIPATVAGGMRSITPLGPRFVTVHAAGGAAMIRAAIEAAPDVEVAVVTVLTSLDVAALSAIGLAGPPSDAVRRLAVLAVEAGARTLVCSPREVRMVRMELGSNVTLITPGVRPAGSETGDQARTATPEAALVGGSDLVVVGRPITGAPDPGVAARAIAAGLSAAGRAADLL
- the carB gene encoding carbamoyl-phosphate synthase large subunit, whose amino-acid sequence is MPKHEDLSSVLVLGSGPIVIGQACEFDYSGTQACRVLRAEGLRVILVNSNPATIMTDPEIADATYVEPITSDIVAKIIERERPDAILATMGGQTALNTAVALHDAGVLDRFEVRLIGANIDAIRAGEDRQAFKDIVAAVGGETARSAICHTVAECLTAGEEFSYPVVVRPSFTLGGAGSGFAHDSGELRRMAADGLAASPSTEVLVEESVLGWKEYELELMRDRADNVVVVCSIENVDPMGVHTGDSITVAPAMTLTDREYQRMRDMAIAVMRAVGVDAGGCNIQFAVDPATGRQVVIEMNPRVSRSSALASKATGFPIAKISAKLALGYTLDEIPNDITRTTPAAFEPALDYVVVKVPRFAFEKFPGADPTLTTTMKSVGEAMGVGRSFAEALQKALRSMEAPGSVFSFVPPEADAADLLEAARVPHDGRLRTVQQALLAGADPDEVTRVTGIDPWFVDQLVFLNETAAMISRNPAGIRRAKRAGFSDVQLAEILGTSEDVVRAFRHRTGIRPVFKTVDTCAAEFASETPYHYSAYDAETEVAPSKRPRVIVLGSGPNRIGQGIEFDYACCHAVMALSDAGYETVMVNCNPETVSTDYDTADRLYVEPLTVEDVLEVVHAEQQAGPLAGVIVQLGGQTPLGIAAALAEAGVPVVGTPPKAIHLAEDRGLFGRVLARAGLPSPPHGVATSFAEARTVAERIGYPVLVRPSYVLGGRGMEIVYDDTMLRDYIDRATAISPEHPVLVDRFLDDAVEIDVDALYDGETLYLAGVMEHIEEAGVHSGDSACALPPITLGRSELDRIRTSTEAIAKGVGVRGLLNVQYALQSDVLYVLEANPRASRTVPFVSKATTVPLAKAAARVMLGATIDELRAEGLLPRSGDGGTLPLDSHISVKEAVLPFGRFRDAGGRGVDTVLGPEMKSTGEVMGIDDGFGTAYAKSQAAAYASLPTYGRVFVSVANRDKRAMVFPIKRLADLGFVVYATEGTADVLRRNGVKAVVLGKHWAPTEGLLDCVEMITSGQIDLVINTPWGVGPRLDGYEIRTACVSAGVPCITTIQGAAACVQGVEALVRGELGVRSLQEYHAALRQAWGGGQPGGSPPESSGSAASESAASESAAPESAVFGPAARRSG
- the carA gene encoding glutamine-hydrolyzing carbamoyl-phosphate synthase small subunit, whose amino-acid sequence is MLEDGRSFVGEAYGAIGETFGEAVFSTGMTGYQETLSDPSFHGQVVIMTAPHIGNTGVNDEDYESERIQVAGFVVRDPARRASNWRARGTLDDELAAAGVVGISGIDTRALTRHLRELGSMRCGISSVLDADADADADGGPVGPGPGSGADGERAAALDALLDRVRASPEMLGADLAPRVSTPTPYVVEAVAGAALFKVAALDLGIKRATPAAMAALGCEVHVLPARTTGEQLLALEPDGVFLSNGPGDPAAADYAVDALRTVLRAGVPVFGICFGHQLLARALGFETYKLTYGHRGVNQPVGDMATGRIAVTSQNHGFAVRAPLTGVTDTPFGRVVVSHRGLNDNVVEGLECLDVPAFSVQFHPEAAPGPHDASPLFERFRALMADTREGGRERSERSVREAGHAEA
- a CDS encoding dihydroorotase, with product MTTPAAETSEETPVGRSAGTSWVLRRVRPLGGDPVDVVLADGVVAAWRPAGSTHAGAGGLPAGTTVLDTDGLILLPGLVDLHTHLREPGREDAETVASGTRAAALGGYTTVFAMANTNPVADTAGVVEQVWRLGLDAGHCDVRPVGAVTVGLAGERLAELGAMASSAAGVRVFSDDGHCVSDALLMRRALEYVKAFDGVIAQHAQEPRLTENAQMNEGTVAARLGLPGWPAVAEEAIIARDALLAGHVGSRLHVCHVSTAGSVEIIRWAKAKGWNVTAEVTPHHLLLTDDLVCSFDPVYKVNPPLRTAEDVAALRAGLADGTIDCVATDHAPHALEDKETEWAAARPGMLGLETALSVVIETMVIPGRLDWAGVAERMALAPARIGGLPRTAAEVWSSIAVGAPATVTLLDPAPWRMVEPDALASRSRNTPYAGRSLPGTIRATFLRGRPTVLDGKIV
- a CDS encoding aspartate carbamoyltransferase catalytic subunit, with protein sequence MNRHLLSTEDLDRDDALLVLDTAERMARVAEASVRKLPTLRGRTVVNLFFEDSTRTRTSFEVAAKRLSADVINFSARGSSVSKGESLKDTAQTLEAMGADAVVCRHAASGAPHRLASWVRGSVVNAGDGTHEHPTQALLDAFTMRRRLGRIDGLAVTIVGDVLHSRVARSNVWLLATLGATVTVVAPPTLVPLGISSWPVEVSYNLDAVLPKSDVVMMLRVQRERMSAAFFPTEREYSRRYGLDADRAEMLPDHALVMHPGPMVRGMEIASRVADSARSTVVEQVANGVSVRMAVLYLLLGGSGEVS
- the pyrR gene encoding bifunctional pyr operon transcriptional regulator/uracil phosphoribosyltransferase PyrR; amino-acid sequence: MAPAAASDPASRRPGTARAVLSADDITRIVSRMAHQILEKTSGGAGVVLLGVPTRGVPLAHRLAQRVQAVEGVRLPVGSLDPTMYRDDLRLRGVRPLEVTDIPEGGVDGRVVILVDDVLYSGRTVRAALDALAAYGRPRAVQLAVLVDRGHRELPIRADYVGKNMPTSRRESVAVRLREIDGADGVLILSAAGGDGADDAPPGNQP